A region of Tepidimicrobium xylanilyticum DNA encodes the following proteins:
- a CDS encoding putative phage tail protein: protein MKQIEEYWPLVLQEIEELQEIANTENIEIDELKESVSNLIDDQFIETATERGIARREKIYKITPFADDSLETRRFRVLARENDKLPYTYKVLINKLNQLCGENGYVMTLNAGEYTLNIKIELVVKRMFDEVDKLVRKMAPSNLVITVELRYNQHLTLSKFTHAQLSQYTHKQLREEVIS, encoded by the coding sequence ATGAAGCAAATAGAAGAGTATTGGCCATTAGTTTTGCAAGAGATAGAAGAATTGCAAGAAATAGCAAATACAGAAAATATTGAAATAGATGAGCTGAAAGAATCTGTATCAAATTTAATTGATGATCAATTCATTGAAACAGCAACAGAAAGAGGGATAGCAAGACGAGAAAAAATATACAAAATAACACCTTTTGCTGATGATAGTTTAGAAACAAGAAGATTTAGAGTATTAGCAAGAGAGAATGATAAGCTACCATACACATACAAAGTGTTGATTAACAAACTAAATCAATTATGTGGTGAAAATGGTTATGTAATGACATTAAACGCAGGAGAATATACGTTAAACATAAAAATAGAGCTGGTTGTAAAAAGGATGTTTGATGAAGTAGATAAGCTAGTAAGAAAAATGGCTCCATCAAATTTAGTTATAACTGTAGAATTAAGATATAATCAACACTTGACTTTAAGTAAATTCACCCATGCACAATTAAGCCAATACACTCACAAACAGTTAAGAGAGGAAGTGATTAGTTAA